In Bufo gargarizans isolate SCDJY-AF-19 chromosome 5, ASM1485885v1, whole genome shotgun sequence, the following are encoded in one genomic region:
- the BAMBI gene encoding BMP and activin membrane-bound inhibitor homolog, translated as MDRQASLISIWLQLELCAMAILLTKGEIRCYCDAPHCVATGYMCKSELNACFSRLLDPQNPNSPLTHGCLDSIAKTTEMCKAAPDEKSGATVPKLECCHEDMCNYRGLHDVLPHPKSETSGGGSKYQHESTRNLITKVQELTSSKELWFRAAVIAVPIAGGLILVLLIMLALRMLRSENKRLQDQRQQMLSRLHYSFHGHHSKKGQVAKLDLECMVPVTGHENCCLTCDKMRHTDLGNDKIISLVHWGMYSGHGKLEFV; from the exons ATGGATCGCCAAGCTAGCCTGATCTCCATCTGGCTGCAACTGGAGCTCTGTGCCATGGCCATACTGCTCACTAAAG GAGAAATCCGATGCTACTGTGACGCTCCGCACTGTGTTGCAACTGGATACATGTGTAAATCGGAACTGAACGCCTGCTTCTCCAGGCTGCTGGACCCGCAGAACCCCAATTCACCCCTCACACACGGCTGCCTGGACTCTATTGCAAAAACGACAGAGATGTGCAAAGCCGCCCCAGACGAGAAGAGCGGCGCCACCGTGCCCAAACTGGAGTGTTGCCACGAGGACATGTGCAATTACAGAGGTCTTCACGATGTTCTCCCCCACCCCAAGAGTGAAACATCAG GTGGTGGTAGCAAGTACCAACACGAAAGCACAAGGAACCTCATCACAAAGGTCCAAGAGCTTACGTCCTCCAAAGAACTGTGGTTTAGAGCTGCTGTCATCGCCGTGCCCATTGCTGGTGGATTGATATTGGTGCTTCTCATAATGCTTGCGCTAAGGATGCTCCGCAGCGAGAACAAGCGATTACAGGACCAAAGACAACAGATGCTCTCCAGACTGCACTACAGCTTTCACGGACACCATTCCAAAAAGGGACAAGTGGCCAAGCTAGACTTGGAGTGCATGGTACCAGTGACGGGCCATGAAAACTGTTGCTTGACTTGTGATAAAATGAGGCACACCGACCTCGGCAATGACAAAATCATATCTTTGGTTCATTGGGGGATGTATAGTGGGCATGGAAAGCTGGAATTTGTATGA